The sequence ACAAATTTCGGATGACATATTCCAGCATTTCGTTGTTAACGGTAAGCGGGTCGCCGCCCGTAATCAGCACTTCGCTGATCGAGGGATTGGACCGGAACCAGTCGAATGCTTTCTCCAAGTCCTGAAAAGCAGGCTGCGCCTCGTCTTCTTCCTCACCCTCAAGCTCCCAATTCCGCTGACAGTACACGCAGATTTGGGGACACCACAAATAGGGCTTGACGATCGCGATCATCGCGTACCTTCGGGTTACGGATTGTTCAGGAGACGTATCCCGCTCATGCATGAAATCCAGCGATTCCCTTCCGCCGGAACAAGCCTTGAGATAAGCATCAAGGTAAATCCGGTTCGGTATGACTTGCGCCCGCAAGCTGCGGTCCCGGCCGGACAAGGACGATTCCATGTCCATCAAGGACAAATAATAGGGCGTTATCCCGAACGGCAGCCGGTGCTGCGTTGTTACCCGAATCATCTCCTGCTCTTCATCCGTCAAGGAGATAATTTCGGCAATATCCTCCAAGCGTTGAAACCGGTGCCGCAGATGCCACTTGTAATCGGACCAATCGCTTTCTTCCGCACCCAAATACCGCAGAATTCGCGCGCGCATCGCGTCTCTGCCCTGTTTCACCGCCGGGTGCAGCCCTGTCATATATTCGTTTTTGCGGATAAACTCCTCATATTGATTCGCCTTCCCGTCCAGATGGACCGACCTCGCCTCCGCCGCTTCCCGGCCTTCCAGATGGACGAATTCGGGCACCTCCCGCTTACAGATTCCCGACTTGGAGTAAATGCCCGACAGGCCGATCACACCTTTGAACAGATGAGTCATTTCCGCCAGAAACGCGTCGCTGACATCCGGCCAGTCCTCCTGCTTCCAATGCTCCGTCGCCATTTCCCAAATGACAGCAAGACAACTATGCCCCGTCTTCCGTTCATTTCCTTCGGAGATCAGATTGCGGAATACCGCGATACAGCTTCTTACATTCTTTTGTTCAAGCGGATGCAGCGGACAATCGCTCTTGAGAACGTTCTGTTCGCATTGGTTCAAATAATCAAACAGCCGCCCCCGAGCTTCCGCCACAGTCTCGCTCATCACCAAGAGCCGCAAAATGTCTGGATTGGCATCCAGCCATTCGGTTAATTTTTCACGGGAAGCCATGCTACCACCACACGCTTTCGGCCCTGTATTCATGAAGACATCAGGCTCTTCTCCACTTCTTCCGACAGGGTTAATGTCGTCTCCGCTGGATCTTCAACTCGTCTCAAAGCTTCTTCTCTGGTAATTATCCCCTGCTGCACCAATAAACTCATTTCATAATCATAGGGGTGGAAGCCGTAGTGCTCCAAATGCTTCACAATTCCCAGCGAATTCAAGCGGCAGTTCGATGAATTGGGGTCTACATCCTCCGGTCTGACCCATCCGAGCGAGGAAATCGTGTCGTAAATGTTACGCTCGTCGTAGCCGATTAGCGGAAATGCGTTGACGGTGTACGGAAACGGACGGGTTCGATATTCCTCTTTGTTCAGCATGACATAGTCATAAACGTCTTCGCCCAGACGATCCGCAAGCGGCCGGAACAGATTTTTCCTTAATTCGTAAGGTATTTTATTGTCCTGAAAAATGATCTCGTTCTCCGACTGGATCAATTGGCCGGGACTGTTGCCCAGCATGACGAGCGGTATCCCTTTCTCTATGGCGACCCTCAGCGACATGGTAGTCACCATACGGATGCATGAGATGCAAATTCCGCTGCCGAAACCGGTCAGAT is a genomic window of Paenibacillus durus ATCC 35681 containing:
- a CDS encoding KamA family radical SAM protein, with translation MASREKLTEWLDANPDILRLLVMSETVAEARGRLFDYLNQCEQNVLKSDCPLHPLEQKNVRSCIAVFRNLISEGNERKTGHSCLAVIWEMATEHWKQEDWPDVSDAFLAEMTHLFKGVIGLSGIYSKSGICKREVPEFVHLEGREAAEARSVHLDGKANQYEEFIRKNEYMTGLHPAVKQGRDAMRARILRYLGAEESDWSDYKWHLRHRFQRLEDIAEIISLTDEEQEMIRVTTQHRLPFGITPYYLSLMDMESSLSGRDRSLRAQVIPNRIYLDAYLKACSGGRESLDFMHERDTSPEQSVTRRYAMIAIVKPYLWCPQICVYCQRNWELEGEEEDEAQPAFQDLEKAFDWFRSNPSISEVLITGGDPLTVNNEMLEYVIRNLYEIEHIRRIRIGTRTLVTMPMRFDEELLRILCAYHKPPFKTITMMTHFQHAYEISEETAEAALKLKRAGIDIYNQQVFTLYNSRKFETSFLREQLRSIGVTPYYLFNLKGKEETANFKVPVARLLQEQKEEARLLPGTVRTDKPVFNVPTLGKNDLNAWQDHDIVMIHKDGSRIYEFYPWEKYMAPVNTFLFKDEPIGNYLAKLEALGEDIRDYKTIWYYF